The genomic interval GTAATGCCATTACATAGAGCATCTACAGATGCGTGAGACGTGAGTCTCTTGGTAAGGAAATAGCTCATCTTGGGATGAGTGATACTTTTTGCAACCACAAAATCTTAAACTTCTGAATTTTAAAGCATTCTAGTGTACAAGAAGAGCACATACCTGTCTTCAAAGTTGTATCGATTCTTCAACAAACATGCAGTGGGTCATTGAGACCCAGATCCTGACGCACAAGTCGTGGGAGAAGTATCATTTACAACAGCAGCATGGTTGGGGGATCCTATCCTTTGATTATTGGCATCTGAAGGAGAACTAGCACTAGCTGTAGGAACAGCAGATGGTCCAGTGCCATCCTTTGTTTCTAGCCGTTCCATCATGCGAGATACCGCAGCAAGCCCAGCATTGACCTCCCTCCTTACTTCAGTGCCAAGGCCTGATATAGTGTTACTCCGAGAAAACCACCTTTCTTTCCATCCCCGTGTGCTCTTTGTTATAGAATCTTTGTACCTGGCATTGTAACAAATAAGACACGAATGCATATGTGCAATTTGTAAGGTGTTTCCAGGAGTTAGAGATTACTTAGTCGAAGCTGACTGTAGACGAGATCTCAGTGTGTCAGAGAATGACTGCAGATCAGATGGTCCTGCTGTATCTTGATTGACAGATGTAGATTGATTTTCAGAAGTCCTGGTTAACATCAACATATTTTGAGAGTAAACCCCTGGATAGGAATAGCATGTACCATCGGACCATAGGTTCTAGGAAATACCTGCTCATTGCTCTTTCATCATGCAGAGATGGATTGGAAGAACCCTGGTCAGAATGACCCACAAATAGCTGTGAACCACCACTCAGATGTCCTTGGTCTGTAGCAGCAAGAGCAGCAAAAGGACGAGCAGAACCTAAACCCGGAGATTGTTCATGATCTCCATCTTGGCCTGAACCTGGATGCACGGAGCCACCAGGAATACCCTCATTCCTTGAAAATACCACAATTTGTGGGCGGCTATGAGCTCCAGACCGGCTACGATGGCCATCTCTTCTACCATGTCTGTGTGACCTACgcattgcagcagcagcagccaagtGCTGTATAATGCGCTCCTCAAGTTCAGTGTCATCAGCTCCTACAGGAACCTGAAATCAGAAATTGATACATCAATAGAAATGCACTAAGCCTAGTCCAGGGTGCAAAAGGACATCATTGCAAAGATCATAAAATGGTAACCATATAGCATGCTGCACCTCAAAATCACCCAATACTGGATGGTGAAAAATAGCAGCAGTGTTCGAACGGTTAGCTCGGATGTTCCTCTCTTGCTCAACGGCCTCAAGTAGCTCTTGGCTGCACAGTTTGGATATAAAATGAGAACTACCAACAGAGACATTGGCTCAGTAAGGAGATACACAGGATGCAAGTTCCACCTCATAGAATCCTTCATGCTGATAGGTTGCCAACACATGGGACACTGAGAGCTTCTCTGGCACCTAGATATTACACAGTGAAAAGCacacatgaaaaattaaaaatgcagAGGACagtatagtttttttacaattttaacaactatatattttttaataaccaTGTGTATTCATAAAAAGGAAGCACGAGGATATATAATGCCTGCATTTCAGATTGACGATacgtaaattatttatttggtaCATTCTGTAGTATCTGAAAGCTCACATTGAATTAACATCATCTTgtgtttggtaaaaaaaattataatatatcctAATCAATCCATAGAAGTCGCTGAAAGGGCAACAATAGTTTAATGCATATACTACAGAAGAACTACATGCTCATAACTACTACGGCAAGCTATCATTCTAGACCGCTGACACAAATGAAGCAAATCTTTCAGCAGGGCAGC from Oryza brachyantha chromosome 3, ObraRS2, whole genome shotgun sequence carries:
- the LOC102704228 gene encoding E3 ubiquitin-protein ligase RHF2A-like, producing the protein MDEKVKMESKLSSAAAFVEGGVQDACDDACSICLEAFCDNDPSTVTSCKHEYHLQCILEWCQRSSQCPMCWQPISMKDSMSQELLEAVEQERNIRANRSNTAAIFHHPVLGDFEVPVGADDTELEERIIQHLAAAAAMRRSHRHGRRDGHRSRSGAHSRPQIVVFSRNEGIPGGSVHPGSGQDGDHEQSPGLGSARPFAALAATDQGHLSGGSQLFVGHSDQGSSNPSLHDERAMSRTSENQSTSVNQDTAGPSDLQSFSDTLRSRLQSASTKYKDSITKSTRGWKERWFSRSNTISGLGTEVRREVNAGLAAVSRMMERLETKDGTGPSAVPTASASSPSDANNQRIGSPNHAAVVNDTSPTTCASGSGSQ